A DNA window from Mytilus edulis chromosome 14, xbMytEdul2.2, whole genome shotgun sequence contains the following coding sequences:
- the LOC139504044 gene encoding macrophage mannose receptor 1-like → MDYNGATDFCKSIGMELAKIDNIGLHKSAEQYLISQQITERVWMSLTCYSLPCQWGDGEILDWAKWEKVDEPMYACVVFNELYIFAWESRKCLDNYISLCIAPAQPSFSLLSGLYNFYEASIKCQAIGGQLAVLNNPVAMNRVMDELYGMTITNDIWIGLYGNGTNFVWQNMAEEVSYTNWNTTVPQTHTGVAVVMTKSDLTWRERQMTDRTDHALCQGSIIYIKIHTYGSI, encoded by the exons ATGGATTATAATGGTGCCACTGACTTTTGTAAAAGTATTGGTATGGAATTAGCAAAGATAGATAATATCGGACTGCACAAATCAGCGGAACAATATCTCATTAGCCA GCAAATAACTGAAAGAGTATGGATGTCATTAACGTGTTACAGTCTTCCATGCCAATGGGGAGATGGAGAAATACTTGATTGGGCAAAGTGGGAAAAGGTTGATGAACCAATGTATGCATGTGTTGTATTCAACGAACTGTATATCTTTGCTTGGGAATCAAGAAAGTGCTTGGATAACTACATTTCATTGTGCATAG CTCCTGCTCAGCCTTCCTTTAGTCTTCTCTCCGGATTATACAACTTCTATGAAGCCTCAATAAAATGTCAGGCCATAGGAGGACAACTAGCAGTGTTAAACAATCCTGTGGCAATGAACCGTGTTATGGATGAGCTATATGGCAT GACTATTACAAACGACATATGGATTGGATTATATGGTAACGGAACCAACTTCGTCTGGCAAAACATGGCTGAGGAAGTGTCTTACACCAACTGGAATACCACTGTACCACAAACTCATACGGGGGTAGCAGTTGTGATGACAAAATCGGACCTAACATGGCGAGAACGACAGATGACAGATCGAACAGACCATGCTTTATGTCAAGGTTCAATcatatatataaagatacataCTTACGGAAGTATATAA